The following are from one region of the Sandaracinus amylolyticus genome:
- a CDS encoding heavy metal translocating P-type ATPase: MQEHTHGHPVASKERDPVCGMEVDPKTAKHRASHEGREHVFCSASCREKFVAAPNRYLTASAPAHAAHDHGHAAKPPVAKTASETWTCPMHPEIVRDAPGSCPICGMALELRTISAETSDENPELADMSRRFWVSTALSVPLLLIAMSDLIPGQPLQHAVSPRLLAIVQLVLATPVVLWGGAPFFHRGWLSVVNRSLNMFTLIALGIGVAWLYSTIALVLAFVAPDVFPPEYVSHGGMPAVYFEAAGVITTLVLLGQVLELRARSRTSGAIKALLGLAPKTARRIEPDGTEHDVPLESVIVGDRLRVRPGERVPCDGHVVEGRSAVDESMISGEPLPVEKQAGAKVTGGTINGTGALVIEAERVGAETLLAQIVRMVGEAQRSRAPIHRLADQVSAWFVPLVIVIAIATFVVWLLVGPEPRFTYALVNAVAVLIIACPCALGLATPMSIMVGTGRGATAGVLIKNAEALEVLSKVDVLLVDKTGTLTEGKPKLVTVEAVDVDEREMLARVAAIEVHSEHPLAAAIVAGARERGIDVRASETFQSISGKGARGRVGDAEVAVGNAAMLDDVGANGGALRERASALRAEGQTVMFVAIDGRAVGLVAVADPIKASTPEALEMLRHEGLRVVMVTGDARGTADAVARTLHIADVEAEVLPQDKSAIVAKWQREGHVVAMAGDGVNDAPALAKAEVGIAMGTGTDVAMESAGVTLVKGDLRGIARARALSRATMRNIRGNLFFAFVYNALGVPLAAGVLYPLSGWLLDPMIASAAMSLSSVSVIANALRLRRVSI, from the coding sequence ATGCAGGAGCACACGCATGGCCATCCGGTCGCGTCGAAGGAGCGCGATCCCGTGTGCGGGATGGAGGTCGACCCGAAGACCGCGAAACATCGCGCATCGCACGAAGGTCGCGAGCACGTCTTCTGCAGCGCGAGCTGCCGCGAGAAGTTCGTCGCCGCACCGAATCGATACCTGACCGCGTCCGCTCCGGCCCACGCGGCGCACGATCACGGGCACGCCGCGAAGCCGCCGGTGGCGAAGACTGCGAGCGAGACCTGGACGTGCCCGATGCACCCCGAGATCGTCCGCGACGCGCCGGGCTCGTGTCCGATCTGCGGCATGGCGCTCGAGCTGCGCACGATCTCCGCGGAGACGAGCGACGAGAACCCCGAGCTCGCCGACATGTCGCGGCGCTTCTGGGTCTCGACGGCGCTCTCGGTGCCGCTGCTGCTCATCGCGATGTCGGACCTGATCCCGGGGCAGCCGCTGCAGCACGCGGTGTCGCCGCGACTGCTCGCGATCGTGCAGCTCGTGCTCGCGACGCCGGTCGTGCTCTGGGGCGGCGCGCCGTTCTTCCATCGCGGCTGGCTCTCGGTGGTGAACCGCAGCCTCAACATGTTCACGCTGATCGCGTTGGGGATCGGCGTCGCGTGGCTCTACTCGACGATCGCGCTGGTGCTCGCGTTCGTCGCCCCCGATGTCTTCCCGCCGGAGTACGTGAGCCACGGCGGGATGCCGGCCGTGTACTTCGAGGCGGCGGGCGTGATCACCACGCTGGTGCTGCTCGGTCAGGTGCTCGAGCTCCGCGCGCGCAGTCGCACGAGCGGCGCGATCAAGGCGCTGCTCGGCCTCGCGCCGAAGACCGCGCGGCGCATCGAGCCCGACGGGACCGAGCACGACGTGCCGCTCGAGTCGGTGATCGTCGGTGATCGCCTGCGGGTGCGCCCGGGCGAGCGCGTGCCCTGCGACGGTCACGTCGTGGAGGGTCGCTCCGCGGTCGACGAGTCGATGATCAGCGGCGAGCCGCTGCCGGTCGAGAAGCAGGCCGGTGCGAAGGTGACCGGCGGAACGATCAACGGCACCGGCGCGCTGGTGATCGAAGCGGAGCGCGTGGGCGCCGAGACGCTGCTCGCCCAGATCGTCCGGATGGTCGGCGAGGCGCAGCGCAGCCGCGCGCCGATCCATCGGCTCGCCGATCAGGTCTCTGCGTGGTTCGTGCCGCTCGTGATCGTGATCGCGATCGCGACGTTCGTGGTGTGGCTGCTCGTCGGGCCGGAGCCGCGCTTCACGTACGCGCTGGTGAACGCGGTGGCGGTGCTGATCATCGCGTGCCCGTGCGCGCTCGGACTGGCGACACCGATGTCGATCATGGTCGGCACCGGGCGCGGCGCGACCGCGGGCGTGCTGATCAAGAACGCCGAGGCGCTCGAGGTGCTCTCCAAGGTCGACGTGCTCCTCGTCGACAAGACGGGCACCCTGACCGAGGGCAAGCCGAAGCTCGTGACCGTCGAGGCCGTCGACGTCGACGAGCGCGAGATGCTCGCGCGCGTGGCCGCGATCGAGGTGCACAGTGAGCACCCGTTGGCTGCGGCGATCGTCGCGGGCGCGCGCGAGCGCGGCATCGACGTGCGCGCGTCGGAGACGTTCCAGTCGATCTCGGGCAAGGGCGCGCGCGGCCGCGTCGGCGACGCTGAGGTCGCGGTCGGCAACGCCGCGATGCTCGACGACGTGGGCGCGAACGGCGGCGCGCTGCGCGAGCGCGCGAGCGCTCTGCGCGCCGAGGGCCAGACGGTGATGTTCGTGGCGATCGACGGCCGCGCCGTCGGCCTCGTCGCGGTGGCCGATCCGATCAAGGCCTCGACGCCCGAGGCGCTCGAGATGCTGCGCCACGAAGGGCTCCGCGTCGTGATGGTCACCGGCGACGCGCGCGGCACCGCCGACGCCGTCGCGCGCACGCTGCACATCGCCGACGTCGAGGCCGAAGTGCTGCCGCAGGACAAGAGCGCGATCGTCGCGAAGTGGCAGCGCGAGGGTCATGTCGTCGCGATGGCCGGTGACGGCGTGAACGACGCGCCCGCGCTCGCGAAGGCCGAGGTCGGCATCGCGATGGGCACCGGCACCGACGTCGCGATGGAGAGCGCCGGCGTCACGCTGGTGAAGGGCGACCTCCGCGGCATCGCGCGAGCGCGCGCTCTCTCGCGCGCGACGATGCGCAACATCCGCGGGAATCTGTTCTTCGCGTTCGTCTACAACGCGCTCGGCGTGCCGCTCGCCGCCGGCGTGCTCTACCCGCTCTCCGGTTGGCTGCTCGACCCGATGATCGCGAGCGCCGCGATGTCGCTCTCCAGCGTGTCGGTGATCGCGAACGCGCTGCGGCTCCGCCGGGTCTCGATCTGA
- a CDS encoding helix-turn-helix domain-containing protein, which yields MLETVSTPRSPLDIAPEGRWTRVDTGAALVDHLALVTASERCFRFVWPGRIVVQALSAGVTWTTRSTSVALAAGDAVLAGPLASHVRIDARAGASLRVAFEHAASDAPLRGGSSAPRLVRGVDAAIEPEDLLELVTRAAGSEDEPRSLVPEVVAHACEYIEHNLDEDFDLAQLAGAVGVARCQLCRVFQRALGLSPLRFRTHLRIARVRALLAAGRDCTSAAHAAGFCDQSHLTRCFKDITGTTPSAYARACRRAAA from the coding sequence ATGCTCGAGACCGTCTCGACTCCGAGGAGCCCACTCGACATCGCGCCCGAGGGTCGATGGACGCGCGTCGACACCGGCGCTGCGCTCGTCGATCACCTGGCGCTCGTGACCGCATCGGAGCGGTGCTTCCGGTTCGTGTGGCCGGGCCGCATCGTCGTGCAGGCGCTCTCCGCCGGCGTGACCTGGACCACGCGATCGACCAGCGTCGCGCTCGCCGCCGGCGACGCGGTGCTCGCGGGACCGCTCGCGTCGCACGTACGGATCGACGCGCGCGCGGGCGCGTCCCTCCGGGTCGCGTTCGAGCATGCAGCGAGCGACGCGCCGCTGCGCGGTGGATCGAGCGCGCCGCGGCTGGTGCGCGGGGTGGACGCGGCGATCGAGCCCGAGGACCTGCTCGAGCTCGTGACGCGCGCCGCGGGCTCGGAGGACGAGCCGCGGTCGCTCGTGCCCGAGGTCGTGGCGCATGCGTGCGAGTACATCGAGCACAACCTCGACGAGGACTTCGATCTCGCGCAGCTGGCGGGGGCGGTCGGCGTCGCGCGCTGTCAGCTCTGCCGCGTCTTCCAGCGCGCGCTCGGGCTCTCACCGCTCCGGTTCCGCACGCACCTCCGGATCGCGCGGGTGCGCGCGCTGCTCGCTGCGGGGCGCGACTGCACGAGCGCGGCGCACGCCGCGGGCTTCTGCGATCAGAGCCACCTCACGCGCTGCTTCAAGGACATCACCGGCACCACGCCCAGCGCGTACGCGCGCGCGTGCCGGCGTGCAGCGGCGTGA
- a CDS encoding sigma-54-dependent transcriptional regulator, with product MPRADRAHSHRNREIGALSAGAGVGHGGKHAAAWSAIGWRGVRARGYDARQTVIGAPFAGTSNVPRILLIDDDPALIPAQVRQTFPEPDCEVEIAADGETGVERVQARVPDVVLLDLRLPDRSGLDVYKRIRAIDARIPVIFVTTAKSSDAAIEAMKHGAFDYLTKPLDLARLRRAVSEALDVARRMRSQVVLGDPAEAPEIEGAMIGGVPEMVDIYKAIGRVAAQDVTVLVTGESGTGKELVARAIYQHSARAKAPFMALNCAAIPEALLESELFGHERGAFTGADRRRIGKFEQCSGGTILLDEIGDMPFALQAKLLRVLQEQSFERVGGNETIRTDVRIIASTHRDLRARAAEGLFRPDLYYRLGVFTVHVPPLRERIDDLPLLARHYIRHFGRELGREVTEIAPDTLARLRDHAWPGNIRELQSVLKQALLAARGSVLLPAFLPQLSEDRAASPRSPSASPGPGDDLHALVITALDARGDDVYGEIHRRVDRVLLTLALERTRGNQREAAHLLGISRQTLRTRLRALGIQVGHSIESADDD from the coding sequence GTGCCGCGCGCAGATCGCGCGCATTCCCATCGAAACCGCGAGATCGGCGCGCTCTCAGCCGGAGCAGGAGTTGGCCACGGTGGCAAACACGCGGCCGCATGGAGCGCCATCGGCTGGCGGGGCGTCCGCGCACGCGGATATGATGCCCGTCAAACAGTGATTGGCGCTCCGTTCGCGGGCACGAGCAACGTGCCTCGTATTCTCCTCATCGACGACGATCCGGCGCTGATTCCGGCGCAGGTGCGGCAGACCTTCCCGGAGCCCGACTGCGAGGTCGAGATCGCTGCGGACGGCGAGACAGGAGTGGAGCGCGTCCAGGCGCGCGTCCCGGACGTCGTCCTGCTCGATCTGCGTCTCCCCGATCGATCGGGGCTCGACGTGTACAAGCGGATCCGGGCGATCGACGCGCGCATCCCGGTGATCTTCGTGACCACCGCGAAGAGCTCGGACGCGGCGATCGAAGCGATGAAGCACGGCGCCTTCGACTACCTCACCAAGCCGCTCGATCTCGCGCGGCTCCGCCGCGCCGTGAGCGAGGCGCTCGACGTCGCTCGCCGCATGCGATCACAGGTCGTGCTCGGCGATCCCGCCGAGGCGCCGGAGATCGAGGGCGCGATGATCGGCGGCGTTCCCGAGATGGTCGACATCTACAAGGCGATCGGGCGCGTCGCCGCGCAGGACGTGACGGTGCTCGTCACCGGCGAGAGCGGCACGGGAAAAGAGCTCGTCGCGCGCGCGATCTACCAGCACAGCGCGCGCGCCAAGGCGCCTTTCATGGCGCTCAATTGCGCAGCGATCCCCGAGGCGCTCCTCGAGAGCGAGCTCTTCGGCCACGAGCGCGGCGCATTCACCGGCGCGGATCGGCGGCGCATCGGCAAGTTCGAGCAATGCAGCGGTGGGACCATCCTGCTCGACGAGATCGGCGACATGCCCTTCGCGCTGCAGGCCAAGCTGCTCCGAGTCCTGCAAGAGCAGTCGTTCGAGCGAGTCGGTGGAAACGAGACGATCCGCACCGACGTGCGGATCATCGCATCGACCCATCGCGACCTCCGCGCGCGTGCCGCAGAGGGCCTGTTCCGCCCCGATCTCTATTACCGACTCGGCGTGTTCACGGTGCACGTGCCACCGCTGCGCGAGCGAATCGACGACCTGCCGCTCCTCGCACGTCACTACATCCGTCACTTCGGCCGCGAGCTCGGGCGCGAGGTGACGGAGATCGCGCCCGACACGCTCGCTCGCCTGCGCGACCACGCGTGGCCGGGCAACATCCGCGAGCTCCAGAGCGTGCTCAAACAGGCGCTCCTCGCGGCCCGGGGATCGGTGCTACTCCCCGCGTTCCTTCCTCAGCTCTCCGAGGATCGCGCCGCGAGCCCGCGCAGTCCCAGCGCGTCGCCCGGCCCGGGCGACGACCTCCACGCGCTCGTGATCACGGCGCTCGACGCGCGCGGAGACGACGTGTACGGCGAGATCCACCGCCGCGTCGACCGCGTCCTGCTCACGCTCGCGCTCGAGCGCACGCGCGGAAACCAGCGCGAGGCCGCGCACCTGCTGGGCATCTCGCGCCAGACGTTGCGCACGAGGCTCCGCGCGCTGGGCATCCAGGTCGGTCACAGCATCGAGTCCGCCGACGACGACTGA
- a CDS encoding nuclear transport factor 2 family protein, producing the protein MRLLRQIVTVALSLIAPTASAQVDGQSLQRDRAAVERSFAAWAAGTGSPFELLHDDARWTIVGRSAIAGTYPSREAFLRDVIGPFNARMREPLRPVVREIFADRDTIIVLFDASGVARDGRPYRNTYTWYLRMWAGRIVDVVAFFDSIELDELWHRVSPDPASSSRPRRH; encoded by the coding sequence ATGAGACTCTTGCGTCAGATCGTGACCGTCGCGCTCTCGTTGATCGCGCCGACCGCGTCGGCACAGGTCGACGGCCAGTCGCTGCAGCGAGATCGGGCGGCGGTCGAGCGGAGCTTCGCCGCGTGGGCCGCGGGGACGGGAAGTCCTTTCGAGCTGCTCCACGACGACGCGCGCTGGACCATCGTCGGTCGCTCGGCGATCGCGGGGACGTATCCGAGCCGCGAGGCGTTCCTCCGCGACGTGATCGGCCCGTTCAACGCCCGGATGCGCGAGCCGTTGCGGCCCGTCGTTCGTGAGATCTTCGCGGACCGCGACACGATCATCGTGCTCTTCGACGCGAGCGGTGTCGCGCGGGACGGTCGGCCTTATCGCAACACCTACACTTGGTATCTGCGGATGTGGGCCGGGCGGATCGTCGACGTGGTCGCGTTCTTCGACAGCATCGAGCTCGACGAGCTGTGGCACCGCGTGTCGCCGGATCCTGCGTCGTCCTCGCGCCCCCGCAGGCACTGA
- a CDS encoding SDR family oxidoreductase: protein MPKTILITGAGSGFGEAAAIGMAKNGHDVIATAQISPQVTPLREKAKALGLSNLRVEKLDLADPYDVAHAQSWDVDVLWNNAGIGESGPVFEIPLDLVRRNYEVNVFLPLALTQGFVSKWITAKKRAKVVFTSSMGGLFTPANWGTYVSTKHALESIAEAMQQELAPYGIKVQTINPGAFYTGYNETMADTPFRWLDDSKNFTKRASLRAEFDAFLSAPDGHLDAREMVERMIEIVPADEGKFRNVVPRAVEDMLKAHQIAAWENKI, encoded by the coding sequence ATGCCCAAGACGATCCTCATCACCGGCGCCGGCTCGGGGTTCGGCGAAGCCGCGGCGATCGGCATGGCCAAGAACGGCCACGACGTGATCGCGACCGCGCAGATCTCCCCGCAGGTCACGCCTCTGCGCGAGAAGGCGAAGGCGCTCGGTCTCTCGAACCTGCGTGTCGAGAAGCTCGATCTCGCGGATCCCTACGACGTGGCGCACGCGCAGAGCTGGGACGTCGACGTGCTCTGGAACAACGCGGGCATCGGTGAGAGTGGTCCCGTGTTCGAGATCCCGCTCGACCTCGTGCGTCGCAACTACGAGGTCAACGTGTTCCTGCCGCTGGCGCTCACGCAGGGCTTCGTGAGCAAGTGGATCACTGCGAAGAAGCGCGCGAAGGTCGTGTTCACGTCGTCGATGGGCGGGCTCTTCACGCCGGCCAACTGGGGCACCTACGTCTCCACCAAGCACGCGCTGGAGTCGATCGCGGAGGCGATGCAGCAGGAGCTCGCGCCCTACGGGATCAAGGTGCAGACGATCAATCCGGGCGCCTTCTACACCGGCTACAACGAGACGATGGCGGACACGCCGTTCCGCTGGCTCGACGACTCGAAGAACTTCACGAAGCGCGCGAGCCTGCGCGCGGAATTCGACGCGTTCCTCTCGGCGCCCGATGGACACCTCGACGCGCGGGAGATGGTCGAGCGCATGATCGAGATCGTCCCGGCCGACGAGGGCAAGTTCCGGAACGTCGTGCCCCGCGCCGTCGAGGACATGCTCAAGGCGCATCAGATCGCCGCCTGGGAGAACAAGATCTGA
- a CDS encoding GlcG/HbpS family heme-binding protein, whose translation MLTIAQARAVIAAGEARAQKIGVPVNIAVLDAGAHLKAFGRMDGAVLGAIEIAANKARTAVLFQAPTEALWDYAKPGGTSPGLEHSNGGLTIFAGGIPLTGADGAVIGAVGVSGGSVAQDLDIAKAAVAALSL comes from the coding sequence ATGCTCACCATCGCTCAGGCCCGCGCGGTCATCGCCGCGGGCGAGGCCCGCGCCCAGAAGATCGGCGTCCCCGTCAACATCGCGGTCCTCGACGCGGGCGCGCACCTGAAGGCCTTCGGCCGCATGGACGGTGCCGTGCTGGGCGCGATCGAGATCGCGGCCAACAAGGCGCGGACTGCGGTGCTCTTCCAGGCGCCGACCGAAGCGCTGTGGGACTACGCCAAGCCGGGCGGGACCTCTCCGGGCCTCGAGCACAGCAATGGTGGACTGACGATCTTCGCCGGCGGCATTCCGCTGACCGGCGCCGATGGCGCCGTAATCGGCGCAGTGGGCGTCTCCGGTGGATCGGTCGCCCAGGACCTCGACATCGCGAAGGCGGCAGTCGCCGCCCTCTCTCTCTGA
- a CDS encoding oxidoreductase, with protein MARNESRRVWLVTGASRGFGAEIVKAALAAGDAVVATARDASGIEERLGPSESLCALALDVTNETSIARAVEAAIARFGRIDVLVNNAGYGLIGAIEETPGDDVRRIYETNVFGLLAVTRAVLPHLRRQRAGHIVNFSSLGGYRSGPGFGIYCSTKFAVEGISEALHAELAPLGIAVTVIEPGYFRTEFLESKSVVETSASIADYAETAGKVRSVAKSVSLKQPGDPRRLASAVIELVGAEHPPLRLPLGSDAVARIEAKHAFVEKELAEWRALATSTDFPK; from the coding sequence ATGGCGAGGAACGAGTCGAGGCGAGTGTGGCTCGTCACGGGCGCATCACGCGGCTTCGGCGCGGAGATCGTGAAGGCGGCGCTCGCCGCGGGGGATGCGGTGGTCGCGACGGCGCGCGATGCCAGCGGGATCGAGGAGCGCCTCGGGCCCTCGGAGTCGCTCTGCGCGCTCGCGCTCGACGTGACGAACGAGACCTCGATCGCCCGCGCCGTCGAGGCCGCGATCGCGCGGTTCGGCCGGATCGACGTGCTGGTCAACAATGCGGGCTACGGCCTGATCGGCGCGATCGAGGAGACGCCCGGCGACGACGTCCGCCGCATCTACGAGACGAACGTCTTCGGGCTGCTCGCCGTGACGCGCGCCGTGCTCCCGCACCTGCGCCGACAGCGCGCAGGGCACATCGTCAACTTCTCTTCGCTCGGTGGATATCGGTCGGGCCCTGGCTTCGGCATCTACTGTTCGACGAAGTTCGCGGTCGAGGGGATCTCGGAGGCACTGCACGCCGAGCTCGCGCCGCTCGGCATCGCGGTGACGGTCATCGAGCCCGGCTATTTCCGCACCGAGTTCCTCGAGTCGAAGTCCGTCGTCGAGACGAGCGCGAGCATCGCCGACTACGCAGAGACGGCCGGCAAGGTCCGGAGCGTCGCGAAGTCGGTGAGCCTCAAGCAGCCGGGGGACCCCAGGCGGCTCGCGAGCGCGGTGATCGAGCTGGTCGGCGCAGAGCACCCGCCGCTGCGCCTCCCGCTCGGCAGCGATGCAGTCGCGAGGATCGAGGCGAAGCACGCGTTCGTGGAGAAAGAGCTGGCCGAGTGGCGCGCTCTCGCGACCTCGACCGACTTCCCGAAGTGA